One genomic window of Denticeps clupeoides chromosome 14, fDenClu1.1, whole genome shotgun sequence includes the following:
- the gpr132b gene encoding putative G-protein coupled receptor 132b, with the protein MAAANLTGSVNCSPPYSQDRVPLTVLYSVVLLIGLPANVATVYLTFLQVQRKNVLGTYLLSLSLCDLTYLCTLPQWAIYINGDHQWPWSSTACKVTGYVFFNNMYISIFMLCCISADRYVAVVYAVESRGLRRQRLAAAISVGVWLLVGLGHLPVFAMPEGNAESGTRRCFEPGQSTAIVTGFNLARFFVGFAAPLALLVATNRAILANVQASEGLRASQKEKVRNLAIAVVALFLVCFGPYHLILLLRAITYNFPKQPGTCYFEDHVYTPYTISLGLSTFNSAINPILYVLSSDNIRREVRRGLASLRGHVVLRQRSTDSSQHKMQNSKNSSEGAVTAPQAAENS; encoded by the coding sequence ATGGCAGCCGCAAACTTGACCGGCAGTGTGAACTGCTCGCCGCCATACTCCCAGGACCGCGTGCCTCTGACCGTACTGTACAGCGTGGTTCTGCTTATTGGCTTGCCAGCCAACGTGGCCACCGTCTACCTCACCTTTCTTCAAGTGCAGCGCAAAAACGTGCTGGGCACGTACCTGCTGAGCTTGTCGCTGTGCGACCTCACCTACCTGTGCACTCTGCCACAGTGGGCCATCTACATCAACGGGGACCACCAGTGGCCCTGGAGCTCCACGGCCTGCAAGGTGACGGGTTACGTGTTCTTCAACAACATGTACATAAGCATTTTCATGCTGTGCTGCATCTCTGCGGACCGCTACGTGGCGGTGGTCTACGCTGTCGAATCGCGCGGCCTCCGTCGCCAGAGGCTCGCAGCGGCCATCTCTGTCGGCGTCTGGCTGCTGGTCGGCCTGGGCCACCTGCCTGTCTTCGCGATGCCCGAAGGGAACGCCGAGTCCGGGACCCGCCGCTGCTTCGAGCCTGGGCAGAGCACTGCCATTGTCACCGGCTTCAATTTGGCTCGCTTCTTTGTGGGCTTCGCTGCGCCGCTGGCTCTTTTGGTGGCCACTAATCGGGCCATCCTGGCCAACGTTCAGGCCAGCGAGGGACTGCGGGCTTCCCAGAAAGAGAAGGTTCGCAACCTTGCCATAGCAGTGGTGGCGCTCttcctggtgtgttttggaCCTTACCACCTCATCCTTTTGCTCCGCGCCATCACCTACAACTTTCCAAAGCAGCCAGGGACATGCTATTTTGAAGACCACGTCTACACGCCCTACACCATCTCCCTGGGCCTCTCCACCTTCAACAGTGCCATCAACCCCATCCTGTACGTGCTGTCCAGTGACAACATCCGCCGAGAAGTCCGACGGGGCCTGGCCAGTTTACGAGGACACGTTGTGTTGCGCCAACGCTCCACTGACAGCAGTCAGCACAAGATGCAAAACTCCAAGAACTCCTCAGAAGGGGCTGTCACTGCCCCCCAAGCAGCTGAAAACTCCTGA
- the vipas39 gene encoding spermatogenesis-defective protein 39 homolog codes for MNKGKAEEDDYWHSSKYSAFTFDDDDYDFTKLKESQRAVNSIRGLVEDDCEDDEDVEKVSWSGEPVGSILWGVKETASSLRTSGDTQNHGFPKIQHNPPLPRQSSGYSLSSLFKGKNKTSSFSSLLDSLPDTSMRVYAPELRKPRSEYKDYDSDWNSEETIRRMRQGKAYSLENFHSLQEKLLLLDEAVSSHNSNVITAVLIFLKRTLSKAILFRELAEREVALRHFIHLLKETGEQRILVELLKKLGRMEDMALLQYKEHISIKDENQRKDFLKTCLSLPFSPDDSTHVQDHYMLLERQIIIEANDKRTDTEIFKKHPRKASILNMPIITTLYYSCFYHYGESEGTFSSPANIRKTFRISEKQYFLTALGARAKLKQWSDVDRLCNTTNWLGYTKKKSPIGFQRVVEILHKNGAPLQVLQDYMSLVDNTEVRVSLAQKFKCHDIVINTYKELKDRQQLIVYQSKLERGSPEYQVIDELIHSLNIRWKN; via the exons ATGAACAAGGGCAAGGCAGAGGAGGATGACTACTGGCACAGCTCGAAGTACAGCGCCTTCACGTTCGACGATGACGACTACGATTTCACCAAG CTGAAAGAGTCCCAGCGAGCGGTGAACAGCATCCGCGGCCTGGTGGAAGATGActgtgaagatgatgaagatgtgGAGAAGGTCAGCTGGAGCGGGGAGCCTGTCGGAA GTATACTGTGGGGCGTGAAGGAGACTGCATCCAGCCTGCGGACGTCAGGGGACACCCAGAATCACGGCTTCCCCAAAATCCAGCACAACCCCCCACTGCCCAGGCAGAGCTCTGGCTACTCCTTAAGTTCTTTATTCAAAG gaAAGAACAAAACCAGCAGCTTCTCATCTCTCTTAGATT CTCTCCCAGACACATCTATGAGGGTCTACGCTCCAGAGCTGCGGAAGCCCAGGTCCGAATACAAG GATTATGACAGTGACTGGAACTCAGAAGAAACCATTAGGAGAATGCGACAGGGAAAG GCTTATTCCCTGGAGAATTTCCACTCCCTGCAGGAGAAGCTGTTGCTGTTGGATGAAGCAGTGAGTTCCCACAACAGCAACGTCATCACCGCA GTGCTGATATTCCTGAAAAGAACTTTAAGTAAAG CTATTCTCTTCCGAGAGCTGGCAGAGAGGGAGGTGGCGCTGCGCCACTTCATCCACCTACTGAAAGAGACGGGAGAGCAGAGGATCTTGGTGGAGCTGCTGAA GAAACTGGGCAGGATGGAAGATATGGCG CTCTTGCAATACAAGGAACACATTAGCATCAAGGACGAGAACCAGAGAAAGGACTTCCTGAAAACCTGCCTTAG TCTCCCCTTCTCTCCAGATGACTCCACTCATGTACAAGACCACTACATGCTTCTGGAGAGACAAATCATTATAGAG GCAAATGACAAAAGAACGGACACCGAAATATTCAAGAAGCACCCGAGAAAAGCCTCCATCTTGAACATGCCAATCATCACCACGCTGTACTACTCCTGTTTCTACCACTATGGAGAGTCAGAG GGGACATTCAGCAGTCCAGCTAACATCCGAAAGACATTCAGG ATTTCAGAGAAGCAGTATTTTCTCACAGCTCTTGGAGCAAGGGCAAAGCTGAAGCAATGGTCCGACGTGGACCGCTTATGCAATACTACAAACTGGCTGGGCTACACAAAGAAAAAGTCTCCGATCGGCTTTCAGCGGGTTGTGGAGATTTTGCACAAGAACGGCGCACCGCTGCAG GTTCTGCAGGACTACATGAGTCTAGTGGACAACACTGAAGTGAGGGTCAGTCTGGCCCAGAAGTTTAAGTGTCACGACATCGTCATCAAT ACTTATAAGGAGCTGAAGGACCGACAACAGCTGATTGTTTACCAGAGCAAGTTGGAAAGAGGCTCTCCGGAATACCAGGTGATCGATGAGCTCATCCACAGCTTG aacATACGGTGGAAAAACTGA